A region from the Solibacillus sp. FSL H8-0523 genome encodes:
- a CDS encoding aldehyde dehydrogenase has translation MNFTAQDVEQMIENQRDFYFTGKTKDVQFRKQQLMNLKKTIKKYEAQVIEALALDLHKSEFEAYATEIGIVYDSISYFVKNVSAWMEPEPVKTPLHFQPAKSYIVREPYGVTCIIGPFNYPFQLIMEPLIGALVGGNTAIVKPSEAAVHTAIIVKTIIKETFPENYVRVVEGEKEEVTALIHAPFDYIFFTGSVAVGKVIAKAAAERLTPIALELGGKSPVIVDQTANLEVAAERIAWGKFNNTGQTCVAPDYVLVHETVAKKFAKILKKTIRAFYGEDPQQSPDYGRIINTRQFDRLQKLLDLERATVTLGGRTDREDLYMEPTVLENVDWQSPSMEDELFGPILPILTYEQFPKVIHEIRQLPKPLSAYLFSENEKAIDYFLQELPFGGGCVNDVITHVGNSHLPFGGVGPSGVKAYHGKASFENFTHPKSIMHRSNKLANSLLYPPYNQKVKLVRTIMK, from the coding sequence ATGAATTTTACCGCTCAAGATGTAGAACAAATGATTGAAAATCAACGTGATTTTTATTTTACAGGCAAGACAAAAGATGTCCAATTCCGTAAGCAGCAATTAATGAATTTAAAGAAAACGATTAAAAAATATGAGGCGCAAGTGATCGAGGCGCTCGCATTAGATTTACATAAAAGTGAATTTGAAGCGTACGCTACAGAAATTGGTATTGTCTATGATAGCATCTCCTATTTTGTGAAAAACGTATCGGCTTGGATGGAGCCAGAGCCTGTGAAAACGCCGCTACATTTTCAACCGGCAAAAAGTTATATTGTGCGTGAACCGTATGGTGTAACATGCATTATTGGGCCATTTAACTACCCATTCCAGCTGATTATGGAGCCGTTAATCGGTGCGCTTGTTGGAGGGAATACGGCGATTGTGAAGCCATCAGAAGCGGCTGTCCATACAGCCATTATTGTGAAAACCATTATTAAAGAAACCTTCCCTGAAAATTATGTGCGCGTTGTAGAAGGGGAAAAAGAAGAAGTAACGGCTTTAATTCATGCGCCGTTTGACTATATTTTCTTTACCGGTAGTGTGGCAGTAGGAAAAGTGATTGCTAAAGCCGCAGCAGAGCGTTTAACTCCAATTGCGCTAGAGCTAGGTGGGAAAAGCCCGGTTATCGTTGACCAAACTGCCAATTTAGAAGTAGCCGCAGAGCGTATTGCGTGGGGGAAATTTAATAACACGGGTCAAACATGTGTGGCTCCGGATTATGTACTGGTTCATGAAACAGTAGCAAAAAAGTTCGCGAAAATCTTGAAAAAGACGATTCGTGCATTTTACGGGGAAGACCCACAGCAAAGCCCAGATTATGGCCGAATTATTAACACGCGCCAATTTGATCGCTTGCAGAAGCTGCTTGACCTGGAACGGGCTACCGTTACGTTAGGTGGTCGTACGGACCGTGAAGATTTATACATGGAGCCGACTGTTTTAGAAAATGTCGACTGGCAAAGCCCATCAATGGAAGATGAGTTATTCGGACCGATTTTACCAATACTGACATACGAGCAATTCCCAAAAGTAATTCATGAAATCCGTCAATTACCAAAGCCGCTGAGTGCATACTTGTTCTCAGAAAACGAGAAAGCGATTGACTACTTCTTGCAGGAGCTTCCGTTTGGTGGGGGCTGTGTAAACGACGTTATTACGCATGTTGGTAATAGTCATTTACCGTTTGGCGGGGTAGGTCCATCAGGGGTGAAGGCGTATCACGGGAAAGCAAGTTTTGAAAACTTCACACACCCAAAATCAATTATGCACCGTTCAAATAAATTAGCGAATAGCTTACTCTACCCACCTTATAACCAAAAGGTGAAATTAGTACGAACGATTATGAAATAA
- a CDS encoding ATP-binding protein: MQQHDVLQKRNLFTLITYLCSNLVVVIAIIFQQFSHHFSFLIFCGFSVFILLALYFIKTPPKILQIILIFTWHILIFLYNFQSENPITLYGFIYLISVLTIYRSFLVNIINSVFVLLEIVLLFEFSVISLAFFKVQENYLFFFFLLIVCVVSIAQSFYIKQIWMKMEKRALAREYDLNSKQAYLGLFFEQAEDAIAVFDLEDRVITVNPSFEKLYGWTKEESIGRSLPLVPPENIEDAKKRSQLLKQGQSYQLFETTDMRKDGTIFNAQISLSPIFNPDGAVIAASVISRDISYIKENEKLVRQSEKLKLVGELAAGVAHEIRNPMTVISGFVQMMNDDQDSPYYEYTKLIQKETERVELILSEFLVLSRPQATQFVPIHLANTLDEIAQFFQYEFQHQSIEFKLNNRYQDIVILGNENQIKQVFINLFRNAMEAMPNDGTLTLDVCPSDDNKEIFIGIKDTGCGIPPYVLERIFEPFYTTKTKGTGLGMMIINKIIQDHNGSIKIRSQENIGTEILLSFPVNYR; this comes from the coding sequence ATGCAACAACATGACGTTTTACAAAAGCGTAACCTTTTTACGCTCATTACTTATCTATGTTCAAATTTAGTCGTAGTTATTGCTATTATTTTTCAGCAATTTAGTCATCACTTTTCATTCTTAATTTTTTGTGGTTTTAGTGTATTCATTCTTTTAGCGCTTTATTTTATAAAAACACCACCGAAAATCCTGCAAATTATTTTAATTTTTACTTGGCATATACTCATTTTCCTTTATAATTTCCAAAGTGAAAATCCGATCACACTTTACGGTTTTATTTACTTAATTAGCGTTTTAACAATCTATCGCTCTTTTTTAGTTAATATCATAAATAGTGTTTTTGTGTTACTAGAAATCGTTTTACTCTTTGAATTTTCAGTAATCTCTCTCGCATTTTTTAAAGTACAGGAAAACTATTTATTTTTCTTTTTCTTATTAATCGTTTGTGTCGTAAGTATTGCCCAAAGCTTTTATATTAAACAAATTTGGATGAAGATGGAGAAGCGCGCATTAGCTCGCGAATACGATTTAAATTCAAAACAAGCATATTTAGGGCTCTTTTTTGAACAAGCAGAAGATGCGATTGCTGTTTTTGATTTAGAGGATCGCGTAATTACTGTCAATCCTTCTTTTGAAAAACTGTATGGCTGGACGAAAGAGGAATCGATCGGTCGTTCATTACCACTTGTCCCACCTGAAAACATCGAGGATGCCAAAAAGCGCTCACAACTGCTAAAGCAAGGCCAAAGCTATCAATTATTTGAAACAACGGATATGCGAAAAGATGGGACTATTTTCAACGCACAAATTTCACTTTCTCCAATTTTCAATCCGGATGGTGCCGTCATTGCCGCTTCTGTTATTTCACGTGACATTTCGTACATTAAAGAAAACGAAAAATTAGTGCGCCAATCTGAAAAATTGAAACTAGTTGGTGAATTAGCTGCAGGAGTCGCCCATGAAATTCGTAATCCGATGACAGTTATTTCTGGTTTTGTACAAATGATGAATGACGATCAGGACTCACCTTATTACGAGTACACAAAGCTGATTCAGAAAGAAACGGAGCGTGTTGAATTAATTTTATCGGAATTTTTAGTGCTCTCACGCCCGCAAGCAACGCAGTTTGTCCCAATACATTTAGCAAATACACTTGATGAAATCGCACAATTTTTCCAATACGAATTTCAGCATCAATCCATTGAATTTAAATTAAATAATCGTTATCAAGATATCGTTATTTTAGGAAACGAAAATCAAATTAAACAGGTGTTTATTAACCTCTTTAGAAATGCAATGGAAGCCATGCCAAACGATGGCACGCTTACATTAGATGTTTGCCCAAGTGACGATAACAAAGAAATCTTTATCGGCATCAAAGATACAGGCTGTGGCATTCCACCCTATGTATTAGAACGGATTTTTGAACCTTTCTATACAACAAAAACAAAAGGAACGGGTCTCGGCATGATGATTATTAATAAGATCATTCAAGACCATAACGGCTCGATTAAAATTCGGAGTCAAGAAAATATTGGGACGGAAATTTTATTATCATTCCCCGTGAATTATCGTTAG